In Xiphophorus maculatus strain JP 163 A chromosome 9, X_maculatus-5.0-male, whole genome shotgun sequence, the genomic window ATCAAATTTACCATTTTTTGTAAGGAGTTCTCATAAGATTACTACTTCATTTTCCAAACATGACGACTTTATCATTCTCGTATCATTTCGACTTTGTGATAATGAGAGAACAAAGCAATACGACAACTTCATTTCCGCACCATCACGACGTTATTCTCGTATTATGAATTTTCATAATATGTCTTCACTctcatattatgactttattcttgtaatgtTAAGACTTTTTTCTTAGCCTGCCCCTTATACTGTAATGTAGTGAAAAGttattacaaatgaaaaaccATTGCAGGGTTTCGCTGTAGCTGTATGACAAATCTacatggagttttttttttttttgctatttgcattaaaatatcCTCGAAATCTGCAGTTTATTGCAACATTTATAATCCAACATATATCAGTACTCACATTTGCTTCTGGGCTTCCTGTTCCCAAGCTTGTTGCACATTAGCAGGTGGACTTGATTCTTGTTTAGGACTCTCCTCCAAAATCACTGACTCCAGGTCGGCTGGATCTAGAGGAATTTAACCAAAACAAGATTTTGCTTTGctgaaaatgaatacaagtCTTGATTGGTAATCATCAATAGTGatgattatttatattaatatcaAGCTAAGAGATAACTTACCCTCTATATCAGCAAGGTCAGGCATCAGAGATTTGTTTACCACTGACGTTTGCTGATCTGAATCCTGGTTTCCATCAGTCGGTCTCTGAGCCACAGCAGAGGTCAAAGGTTCACTGGGGATTTTCACaccatcagctgcagcagaaaacagaaaatacaccATTAATATTAGACAATGAAAGCACCGAGGGTATTCTTGTGCTTTCATTTGCGAccctctcgctctctctctcaaaaaaaaaagtttagaaatcTGTCATTTTCAGATCATAAAGGGAAATCAGAATCAGCCAGAAATGATTTCGATAGGCCAGAGCTTCACAAAAACGTggggaacaaaaaaacaaccaaaacagatCAGATTGCTGATTTCATGACATTGTCTGTATGAAGTACATCTGCAGCCGATGctttagaccagtggttctcaaacttttttcagtgatgtacccccttaagaatatatttttagtcaagtaccccctgacacgggcaaaacatttttggaattaaaaagaggtacagtgctgtaaaatcactgtctgatttattaaagccaaacaacttatatcagtgaacctgacaaatacatccatattacaaacattgcatggtaaaacaaaaaagaaaacagaagacggtgaccaccaggaaggtataaaaccagtcaaaccgttttattttaaaggatattgaaactaaatactgaatataaaattcagtgcatgaacacacatttatattttatctaactttttacaaaataatttttcccaagacttattatgaggagcctactgatttttaaagatattttgaaaagcttcacgtacccctgcagtacctccacgtacccccaggggtacgcgtacccccatttgagaaccactgctttagaccagtggtccccaaactacggcccgcgggccagatgcggcccgcctccacatttggtccggccccctgaacaataccagagtattttcatatatgtgcatttttatttgataagttggacttttgcaataaaataaatgttccttagtaatgaactttatttattattaactactagttagtaactattttatacatgcatataattgaccctaacccttttttttatgtggagaacccagtgttatttggttattatttatttcataaatagtgttatttcctgacttttgttctctgaagaatccagaaaaggttatttgattgtgctttctgaaaaacaatacatttttatgtttagcactcttacaatcgtcacactttttctgttacaaactgatcccggccccccatcagagaagggacaagttatgtggccctcacaggagaaagtttggggacccctgctttAGACAATGACTCAAATTAAGAACAAAAACCAGAGAAGTCCGTACGCGTTGTGGAAACCTCCAGCTGTTCAGCGAGCGGCTGAAGCGGCTCCGGCCCCTGACACACCGGACTCGCCTCCCACGCCTTCCCGGGAGCGTCTTCCTGAAGCTCGCCCATCCGTATGACTTCCCCCAACGTTTGATCTGAGACAGAAAGAAGGACAGCAACAAAACAGACCGTTTTCTAAAGCACGCACTTCCCATGTCCTCCCTCAGAGTCGACGGTTGTTACCGGCGGTTGTGATGCACGTCTCTCCGAGCGTTTGCTGTGCAACGGCGAGGACGAGAGGAGCCGCTGCCTCCCACCTCTTCCTGTCTCCACCAGAGCCTGGCCTCTCCTCTGGAGATGCTAAAGTGGCTAGCAAAACAAAGATGTTAACAATTGATGCACCagattgatttttgtttgcttggaAGGCTGAACTCACTGCTTGATGTGGAACAAGTTTCTCCAAAGGTTTGCTGAGGCACAGGGAGCACAGGCAGCTCCGCCACTTCCCACTTTTTCCGGTCTCCATCCGAAGAGCGGCGTTTCTCAGCGTCTGGCTGTTGGGGCGGAGCAGGAGTCGGTTCTGATGGTGCCGGTGGCGGAGGAGGTGTTTCCTCCGCCTCGTTCACCGGGCTCTGGGCtttcaggttctggttcagccTGCGCAGAATCTGCTTCTTCTCACTCTGTCGCACAGGAGACATTAGTGGACGTCGACTCTTAgaaatttatttacacaaaaatcgACCGGCACGTTAACAAACCCGAGTCACCGTCGTTGCCTCAGTTTCGTTCAAGTTCTCCTTTGGTGGAGTAATCTGTAAATGAGTGAAAACAGTCACAATTTAGCGACACAACTACAGCCGTACGTGCGTATTGTTTATTGTAAGTgtcaattaattgattattccaATCAGATTAAACACATAGTCAcatgctgcagatttttcagtcaagcctttttttaaatcttagaaATGcgttaaaaaatacaaaacaattcaattcaCCTTTTGAAATAAGAAGGTTAAGATTTTATAGATTAAAATGcaacatagcattcctttagtgaacgctGGATATGTTAATAGAGTCTTTATTGGTTAATGCTTTGGTCATTTTGTAGCAGTGTGATATTTGTATGTAAAGTGTAGaatacaatattattattagtaaaGGATGCATctgtggtgaaaaaaaaaatactaacaatACTTTTATTCTCAGCCCTTTCTGACATCAATATGTTGTtgggctgatctgttgattattttttggattacaAATTAATAATAGAGTAGCAAAAAGTGCTTAGTAgaagatttttcagaaataatttgaaccaggtgaaactaaaactattctACTTGAGTTTTGAGTAGGACATTCgtacactgttttttttattttttttatcttaaatgcaaaatgtatataatttttgCACAATTACTGCTGTGAGTGAGGTGCTCtttcatgattttcttttgGAGTACGCAAACTCCAGTTAATAATTATTTGACTAACAAATCAGTGGacaatctgattaatcgtttcagcacACTGACCGCTCCGACGTTCTCCAGCGCAGCGGTCATGGAGATGGGCGGTGTGGAGGCTTCGGATGAGGGCTGGGCCGAAGCTTTGACGGCTGGGTCGGGCTGCGGCGGCGCGGCCTGTGGAGGAGGACAGTCGGAGGAAGACGCCGCGGCTCCCGCTGCACTTACGGGTGCGATGCCGCCCTTGGCAACTCGAGCTGCAGCAAGCTTTAACAACAACAGAACGTAGCCAGTATTGGACTTTATCCGTTTTAGACGGGCGTGTATGAAGGCAGTGTGAACCCTACGTGGTCCTCCCAGGCCTTCTTCTCTCTCTCGTACgcttccctcctcttcctctccagctgCTCCTTCAGTACAGCAACACGGGCGTTTGCCTGAGCCTCAGAGAGGTTAGACAGACACAGATATGAATATACAcgcactgcaaaacaaaatcttaccaagtaacttttcagcaatatttagGAGCTTGttataagtcaataatttcttaatatatagtttaaaagaaaaaaaaatcatctataactcgggaaaatgtcttgttataagtaaaataatctgccagtggaacattttttttggtaatttatattaattactgacttaaaaacaagctcctatatcttgttgaaaagttgcttttaagttatttctgatttatttcaagtgcactaagatgtttgcactggaactagacaaaaatactaagattttgtgttttctgatcGTCATATTTACCTACACTCAATGTGGGCACGGGTGCCATTAAGTTGGAGATTTTACCGATGCACttaagatttaatttttcagaGTGGACTGATGATAGAAGACAcaatttcaattaaattaagCAAAACAAGAATTTGATGCAGTCTCTCTACGCCACATCAAGTCAAAATGACACATAAAGAGTCAAATATATATGCAAACATTAAGTAAATGCATGTATGGAAGCTGGAAGGAAACTACAAGCGTCTATCAAgaatggtggtggcagcaccagGCTGAATGAGGACCATCCTCTGGTTTCTTTATTGTTCTTTGGCAGCCAAATGGTTGAAATGTTGGCAAAAACTTCCACATTTTTCACGATTAATAAAGCAGGCCAACATTAAAGTACTGGAACGTCACCTGGCCTGAAATCTGTTGAAAGTTTAGTCGGGGCTTAAAAGCTGGATTTGTACCCCAGACAAAACTCTACTTCCTGTTATCCGGCCAGAGTTATACCAGGAACTCTGTGATGGTTATAAAAACGAAACATGTCTCTGCAATTTGTTAAGGGTCATTTACCTAAATATTAGTCATTGTGTACATTTAGCTTAACCTGCCGAGACAGAGACAAGTCCAAAAGGAGATCACACACTTGCACcaagttcttattttttaaaaacagtgaatgacaaaaaaaaaagaaaaaaaaaagagatgaactGCATCATTAAAAGCCCAGAATTGATGGCATTTGTGCCTCTAAGCAGCAGCCTACACATACAAggttaaacagaataaaacaaataccagCTGATTTTTCTGAAGCCTAAACTATTTATAGAAACACCTCTGACCTTCTTAAAGAGCAATTCCAGAAGTTATAAATCtgagaagtaaataaaaatgtcagtgGCTTTGAGCTTCTTGCAGACTCACTTTTAAAACCTGTATCTTTTTCCTCCTGAGCTCTGCCTCCTCACTTGACTCCTGGCTATCAGAGCCGTCGCTGTCatactgaaacacacacacacaaaaatatcagagaaaaagacaacaaatctCATTGCAGCTGCTTTGACGACTGACGGTGTGTGTAGGTGTGCACCTTCTCTCCTCGCAGCCGGGCTTTGATCTGTTGACGCTCATTGAAGTTCTGCAGGCGGATCTGCCGGAGTCTTGCCAAGTACTCCTGGGAACAGATCAGTCCTTCATGAACGGTGAGGAAAACACTTACTGTCTACATCTTGTTTAGTCGTCATAAACACTAAACACCCACGCATGCTTAGCAGTAGAGTTGGGCAACAtggctcaaaaataaaatgctagattttttttcagatcagATCCgacttttttcttgctttttctaaaacaaaacaacacacaaaaaacaaagttacaaatgacaaaatattttcaaaaagtggattttatgtCAATCATTCCCTTCTTATTTGTATGACAAAATATTAGGGCCAGGTTACAAGAGGATAtggtcataatattagcagaataaagacagTTTCACCagaaaaatatcttcaaattacaagaaaaaaaaaagtttggataatttttcttatttttggaGTTTTCATAAAACTACAACTTCATTCTCTTAATATTAGAACTTTATTCTGGTTATATAActactttattgtcatattacTACAACTGTATTCCTaatgactggaaaaaaaagaaaaaaaaacctttacattttgtgaTAGTTAGTCTGAAttcaaatccaaataaaaagttgtaaaatactaaacagatgttccaaaaatgtaatctaCAAAAACGGATCATTTCAACTCAGACCAGTCATAAGGTGAGCATCTCATTAGAACAGCAAATAAGAGACAGaattaatcaaatcaaattttgcaAACTTCATGCCATGAAGAACAGCTTTGTGTATCGGTAAAATACAAAcatggtttaaaataaataaaatttgcatgAAACAATGGCCGTTGTTGGGGAAACACAACGAGGAAACCAAACACAGGGAGAGAGCTTGATGTTGTACTGCTGGGTGGAGTTATGGCTGCGTCACAGGGGGATGGATGGAGGGGGTTTGTGCAGACAAGCCAGGCGTGCTGTGATTCAGATGGAGAGTCAGGTTGGGTCGTTCGGCTCTGGGCTCCTACCTCCTCCTCTTTGTTGACTTTAGGTCGCTGGAACCGAGCCGAACCGGCCCGGCTTCCATAGATTGCAGCCAGGTTTTGTCGAGTGCCCTGTTCAGCATTCAAGTCAGCCACACTTTAGACGGATACAAAGCCTCAGCGTCTGactacaacaacatttaagtTGGGAATGTGAAGTTAAAGTGCCACCGATCAATGTTTAgctttaaggggaaaaaaagatgaaatattgcCACTGCaccattacatttatttaatggcTGCATGACAGCAGCCTTCGAAGCACGCAGGcgtaaaaataatcaaattggAACATTAAGAaaacctagtcaaagtcctaaAGTTGGAGTTgtactgcaaaagaaaaaaaaattacagtaatatttttgataaagcCGTATAGCATATTTCTGCCACTAGGGGGTAGCAGGGCTCTTAAAACTTCTGTCTGATGAAACTGTGGGTTTCCAATGAAGGTGTTTTCATAGACTCtccacaaaacatttcaaaactacTAATAACCAATTTAACACATACAGAGTATCTGCAGGTAACggcaagtcaaatttaaaactttaaaaacctgtttaatGCCACCTTGAATTGATTTTAAGAGCAAAAACTGTAACTCTAGGGGATGGTTGGGGGATACAGCACCCAACAAATTTATCAACTGGTGATAAATTTGAACTTACTCCATGATAGATGCACAAAGCTAGTTAGCAGGGGTGCATTAGCAGACACTTAGCAATAGCCACAACCACCTGGAGTCACAGAGTGCAATGAAGAAGTCTGCACATGACTCAAACGTTTGCTTAACCCAACTGTCCCGCAAGGAAAACACTAAACAAAGAtgattaaatagtcctgccacaacaaaatttaagacccgATTAATATCTTTAAAGGTCAAATATTTAGATAGatgcatgaatttaagactttttaagacttaTACAGATTGTGCAGACTCCCTGACACAATCATCAATATGTAACGGTTTCATGCATTACGTACCAGCTGTCCCTCAGCTTTCACTTTGTTGAGCATTGCTTCTCTCTTGCGCTGTAGAAACTCCTCGACCTGAAAGGCTCTTTCGGCTGGTATCTGACCGCGCTGCCTACAGACAAAACACGGCAACAAATATTCAAGCCGCCTTCTCAACTCAGAAATCTGGTGGTGCTCTTTCAAGTGGGACTGACCGGCTAATCTGGGCTTGTTTTGAAACGTGGTGCAACCTCTGAAGTTCTCTCTTGATGACGTCTGAGTTTAGTCGACGGGCCGGTCCGTTGAGTAGCACTGGGCCGGCAGCAGCTGGTACGCCTCtggaaacccccccccccaaagaAACCGGATAGAAGTATATTTAACTCTTCTTTCCTCCTTGCTCAAAagattagaaaataataatttttttttttttaaatcattcttATTCCATAATGttattccattttaaaattctgagaTACTTCAGCTGATAACGTCATTCTAATGTGAATCATTCCTAATGTATTAGGCCACATTTTATATACTTAAAGCAATTTTGATCTGCTGCTTTGATGGTTCTAAAACTCGGCTCTGTGTGTAAAACCGGGGTTCTTATTCCATGAGAGTAGCCAAGTTCTACTTAAAAACTCCAGTTATTACAGGTACGTGTGAAAGTGTATGAATACGTTTGTAGCGTCCTggatacatttaataaaaacaaaaatattaatttacctGATGGGACTGCCAGGTCCTGCTGAAGGTCCCTCCCTGCTGGGGTCTTTGGGTTGGGGTTTAGCTACTTGGTCCACAGCAGCGTAGTGGTGTTCATACGGGCTCAAAACAGAACCTTGGATCCCCACAGCCCTTTTACCACccacaaaacactgaaaacacaagATTAGGACCCTGATTTGAAgcataagaggaaaaaaggggGTAACTTcacttaaatgtaattttttttaaaaagtcaccaCCTTCCTCTCTGGGCTGCTGCCTCCACTTGAACTCAAGACATGCTTCCAACCTTGTTCTCTGGCTTGGTTTATTCGACTAATCTGCAAGACATTATTGATACACaatttcattcatgtttgaggcTCAATTCAATAATGTCTTTCAGCTTATGAAGAAGGGAAAATTCTataacttctttaaaaaaaaaggaaaaggtttgATAGACCTTCACATTTTGAGGGGCCGTAAAGGAGTAGGCCACTTGACCAGCAGTAAAATAGTGTGGGTTtgtaaagagaaagaaaatatgtggatTCCAGTGTGTAACGATTATAAATCTGAATACTTTCATGTGCATTTCTCTTCAGTACACCACAATCACTGCTTTGCAGAACCATCTTTCACTCCAGGCAAAGACTTCTGGATGCGTTTCTGCTAGCTTCGCACATTTAGAGCCTGAACACAGCAGCATACAGTAGCTCAAATCAAGTACTAAGTGTCATTgaacattaattttaaatttctatCACAGATTTCCAATTCAACTAATTCCATTTAAATTGCGGCTCTGTCTccttaagaagctcctactctttccaacactccgCCTTCAGAACTTCATCACAACAAAGCTACTCCTTTAAGAAGTTTACAAATATTCTTAGGAGCGATGGGCTTAGACGTAGTCCCTATTATAAGTTTC contains:
- the nek1 gene encoding serine/threonine-protein kinase Nek1 isoform X5, with product MEKYEKVKQIGEGSFGKAILVKSKDDGRQYVIKEIGISGMSSKERQESRREVAVLANMSHPNIVQYKESFEEGGCLYIVMDYCEGGDLFKKINSQKGVLFPEEQILDWFVQICLALKHVHGRKILHRDIKSQNIFLTKEGTVQLGDFGIARVLNSTVELARTCIGTPYYLSPEICENKPYNNKSDIWALGCVLYEMCTLKHAFEAGNMKNLVLKIIRGSFPPVSVHYSQELRSLLAQLFKRNPRERPSIGSILDKPFLSCRIERFLTPQIIAQEFRHAFLHKQPKMGVAQVPSAQKITKPACKYGVPLAVRKAGDGAKKPSERKAAVKHKPAVLPAAPHRRISQVEEERKKHEDGIRKKRMELIEKERKRREQMFLLKGEQMKRYEKEKISRINQAREQGWKHVLSSSGGSSPERKCFVGGKRAVGIQGSVLSPYEHHYAAVDQVAKPQPKDPSREGPSAGPGSPIRGVPAAAGPVLLNGPARRLNSDVIKRELQRLHHVSKQAQISRQRGQIPAERAFQVEEFLQRKREAMLNKVKAEGQLGTRQNLAAIYGSRAGSARFQRPKVNKEEEEYLARLRQIRLQNFNERQQIKARLRGEKYDSDGSDSQESSEEAELRRKKIQVLKAQANARVAVLKEQLERKRREAYEREKKAWEDHLAAARVAKGGIAPVSAAGAAASSSDCPPPQAAPPQPDPAVKASAQPSSEASTPPISMTAALENVGAITPPKENLNETEATTVTRSEKKQILRRLNQNLKAQSPVNEAEETPPPPPAPSEPTPAPPQQPDAEKRRSSDGDRKKWEVAELPVLPVPQQTFGETCSTSSTTLASPEERPGSGGDRKRWEAAAPLVLAVAQQTLGETCITTADQTLGEVIRMGELQEDAPGKAWEASPVCQGPEPLQPLAEQLEVSTTPDGVKIPSEPLTSAVAQRPTDGNQDSDQQTSVVNKSLMPDLADIEDPADLESVILEESPKQESSPPANVQQAWEQEAQKQMPQGGVTGPTVTQDIEKSSEKPTDSSCSAQNEEPLFLKCSPAHRRAAALSLMSANSSMDESSSSLASRSRSVSPLRTKNQDALLIGLSAGMFDANNPKVMSILLFLSGVGLEASNNAADVFFTRPQSTVQP